In Zingiber officinale cultivar Zhangliang chromosome 6A, Zo_v1.1, whole genome shotgun sequence, a single genomic region encodes these proteins:
- the LOC121995345 gene encoding translation initiation factor IF-2-like gives MLEGILYAFGLSPVPTEIGAPFVAAILRSFASQETPSVAVLQALNEELTQGLSSDPAVSAGPQPSGHQTSETVAASALIEPPAPSPADSVIPRLSDQPAPEPSPVGQVPSLPPTMKLRLTRKGKRTAPVTATSPPPPRRQRVVSISSPTRSSDMSSTQETSLAREKASDLEVADLPLDLTAPVPIQSKLPSETDPAYVPAADLSPIFGRVDFYGDLAISWQSANRQFWESSSPLEEFDQIARSLEATCSASLSAVQRAAELQRENAVLKARLRELEPPAASSAPPEPSLGSSDAYLRAAGESAASARAISHATFDKLQQLEAALKTSESSLASEADRHQATVSELKAKEAELLSRSADLSSLQQSQELLQTGLADAQALASAAASREATMRTQWEACQATLQSLRAELSKAQEAVSQGQSDLSVTRTEVAENKNSLEAYRVGKSERLKAYRLAYVRSSFFLQKLGRWMVLLLCHGAAGGETFPSFEVDDGLFLLEAPHPAADPAPGDISAQAPPVAASEVSADPASSDIVSADPRLLPLASRDPAPSSSDVV, from the exons ATGCTGGAAGGCATTCTGTACGCTTTTGGTCTTAGTCCTGTCCCcacagaaatcggagctccttttg TGGCTGCCATCCTCCGCTCTTTTGCCAGTCAGGAGACACCCTcggtggccgttctgcaagctctAAATGAGGAGCTAACACAAGGCCTATCCTCTGACCCCGCTGTTTCCGCCGGTCCACAGCCCTCGGGACACCAAACCTCCGAGACGGTAGCTGCCTCGGCGCTTATTGAGCCACCAGCCCCCAGCCCTGCAGACTCAGTCATACCCCGCCTCTCTGATCAACCCGCACCCGAGCCGTCGCCAGTAGGGCAAGTGCCTTCGCTCCCTCctactatgaagctgcgcctTACGCGTAAGGGCAAGAGAACGGCCCCAGTCaccgcaacttctcctccacctcctcgccgtcAACGCGTAGTGAGCATCTCTTCCCCCACCAGGTCCTCGGACATGAGCTCGACCCAGGAGACAAGCTTGGCCCGggagaaggcctctgatctggaggtggCAGACCTGCCATTGGACCTGACCGCTCCGGTGCCAATCCAGAGT AAGCTCCCTTCAGAGACCGACCCGGCCTACGTGCCCGCTGCCGACCTATCGCCTATCTTTGGTAGGGTCGACTTCTATGGGGACTTGGCCATCTCCTGGCAATCAGCCAATCGGCAGTTCTGGGAGAGCAGTTCCCCTTTGGAGGAGTTTGATCAAATTGCTCGCTCCCTGGAAGCG ACCTGCTCCGCGAGTCTGAGCGCCGTGCAACGAGCGGCCGAGCTTCAACGAGAGAACGCGGTGCTCAAGGCACGTCTTCGGGAACTAGAGCCCCCTGCGGCTTCCTCAGCTCCTCCCGAGCCTTCTCTTGGAAGCTCGGATGCTTATCTGCGTGCCGCCGGGGAATCTGCGGCCTCTGCTCGGGCCATTTCCCATGCCACCTTCGATAAACTTCAACAGTTGGAGGCGGCTTTGAAGACAAGTGAGTCTTCCTTGGCTTCTGAAGCAGATCGTCATCAAGCGACAGTTTCTGAGCTGAAAGccaaagaggcagagctgctctccCGATCGGCGGATTTGAGTTCGCTACAGCAAAGTCAGGAGCTCCTGCAAACGGGGTTAGCCGATGCCCAGGCCCTGGCTAGTGCTGCCGCTAGCCGGGAAGCAACCATGCGGACTCAGTGGGAAGCTTGCCAAGCCACTCTCCAATCCTTGCGAGCGGAGTTATCGAAGGCCCAGGAAGCAGTGTCTCAGGGCCAGAGCGATTTATCCGTGACCCGCACCGAGGTTGCCGAGAATAAGAACAGTTTAGAAGCGTACCGAGTTGGCAAATCAGAGCGGCTAAAGGCGTACAGACTGGCCTACGTccgctcttccttcttcctccaaaAGCTGGGACGCTGGATGGTCTTGTTGCTCTGTCATGGGGCCGCTGGTGGG gaaacTTTCCCTTCCTTCGAAGTTGATGACGGACTTTTCCTCCTGGAGGCTCCTCATCCTGCGGCCGATCCAGCTCCTGGGGATATTTCTGCCCAGGCCCCTCCTGTTGCTGCTTCTGAAGTGTCAGCTGATCCTGCGTCTTCCGACATAGTGTCAGCCGACCCCAGGCTCCTTCCGTTGGCTTCCCGTGACCCTGCCccctcttcttcggatgttgtGTAG